A genomic window from Variovorax paradoxus includes:
- a CDS encoding LeuD/DmdB family oxidoreductase small subunit produces MSVTKATHRVWRLGADIDTDLLAPGHAMKHGIDIIAKHCLEAIRPDFATGVQRGDVLVAGPNFGIGSSREQAAAVLVHLGVAAVVAPSYSGLYFRNAFNVGLLLLTCAEAETLSEGEQIALDTTAPEIVAPGRKRLACEPVPGFLMDMVRAGGLMNQLRQRSGRPVFKKAHDA; encoded by the coding sequence ATGAGCGTAACCAAAGCGACGCACCGCGTCTGGCGCCTGGGCGCCGACATCGACACCGACCTGCTCGCGCCGGGCCATGCCATGAAGCACGGCATCGACATCATCGCGAAGCACTGCCTGGAGGCCATCCGCCCCGACTTCGCCACTGGCGTGCAGCGCGGCGACGTGCTGGTGGCCGGGCCCAACTTCGGCATCGGCTCCTCGCGCGAGCAGGCCGCCGCCGTGCTGGTGCACCTGGGGGTGGCCGCCGTCGTCGCGCCTTCGTACAGCGGCCTGTACTTTCGCAATGCCTTCAACGTGGGCCTGCTGCTGCTGACCTGCGCCGAGGCCGAGACCTTGAGCGAAGGCGAGCAGATCGCCCTCGACACCACGGCTCCCGAGATCGTCGCACCCGGCCGCAAGCGCCTGGCCTGCGAGCCGGTGCCCGGATTCCTCATGGACATGGTCCGCGCCGGCGGATTGATGAACCAGTTGCGCCAGCGCTCTGGCCGCCCCGTCTTCAAGAAAGCCCACGATGCATGA
- a CDS encoding hydantoinase B/oxoprolinase family protein, producing MHDPSSATTIDPVTLAVLRGRLEQVADEMDATLYRSAFNPIIAEAHDACHGLYDAASGDTLVQGKSGLPVFVGAMAFAVRATAKAAKPRGGMNDGDIWISNDAYDGGTHANDFKLVKPFFRNGKLYCYMASAAHWHDVGGAVPGNYNPAATECWQEAVQIPPVRIVQGGVLDADVLAILQANTRLPDSLWGDLNGQLAALELGEKRLNGLLDEYGDDLVLNALGELRSRALRLMRSHIASLPDGRYSFEDVLDNDGIVNEPLTIALDMTVAGDRLLLDFSRTSPQCAGPVNISRATAVAACYVALKHLFPDVPANAGVLDAVDFNIPDKLVISCERPRPVGGYTETILRMIDVIFSAAAQADPTRAVAQAYGTINALSIAGHRSDKGREGQRWVMFSFFGGGHGGHSGGDGLSHGNAPISTATIPPLEILEAAYPVRFTEWSLRADSGGDGKHRGGLGAVYEIELLEKDAEVFVFGERGTSPPKGIAGGGEGAVNKFSYENAGEWHTPPMVSKMRGIQLTRGERVRLETPGGGGWGHAADRPAQQREADSAMGYVTTGTPTGGSKKKASE from the coding sequence ATGCATGATCCTTCTTCCGCCACAACCATCGACCCCGTCACGCTCGCCGTCCTGCGCGGTCGTCTCGAACAGGTGGCCGACGAAATGGACGCCACGCTCTACCGCAGCGCGTTCAACCCCATCATTGCCGAGGCGCACGACGCCTGCCACGGCCTCTACGACGCGGCGAGCGGCGACACGCTGGTGCAGGGCAAGTCGGGCTTGCCGGTGTTCGTGGGCGCCATGGCCTTCGCGGTGCGCGCCACCGCCAAGGCAGCCAAGCCGCGCGGCGGCATGAACGACGGCGACATCTGGATCAGCAACGACGCCTACGACGGCGGCACGCACGCCAACGACTTCAAGCTGGTGAAGCCGTTCTTTCGCAACGGCAAGCTCTACTGCTACATGGCCTCGGCTGCGCACTGGCACGACGTGGGCGGTGCGGTGCCCGGCAACTACAACCCGGCCGCCACCGAGTGCTGGCAGGAGGCGGTGCAGATTCCGCCGGTGCGCATCGTGCAGGGCGGCGTGCTCGATGCGGACGTGCTCGCGATCCTGCAGGCCAACACGCGCCTGCCCGACAGTCTTTGGGGCGACCTGAACGGACAGCTCGCCGCACTGGAGCTCGGCGAGAAGCGGCTGAACGGCCTGCTCGACGAGTATGGCGACGACCTGGTGCTCAACGCGCTCGGCGAGCTGCGCAGCCGCGCGCTGCGCTTGATGCGCTCGCACATCGCCTCGCTGCCCGATGGCCGCTACAGCTTCGAGGACGTGCTCGACAACGACGGCATCGTGAACGAGCCGCTGACCATCGCGCTCGACATGACGGTGGCCGGCGACCGGCTGCTGCTCGATTTTTCGCGCACCTCGCCGCAATGCGCGGGGCCTGTGAACATCTCGCGCGCCACGGCGGTGGCCGCCTGCTACGTCGCGCTCAAGCACCTGTTCCCCGATGTCCCCGCCAATGCCGGCGTGCTCGATGCGGTGGACTTCAACATTCCCGACAAGCTCGTGATCAGCTGCGAGCGCCCGCGCCCGGTCGGCGGCTACACCGAAACCATCCTGCGCATGATCGACGTGATCTTCAGCGCGGCGGCGCAGGCCGACCCGACGCGCGCCGTGGCGCAGGCCTACGGCACGATCAACGCGCTGTCGATCGCGGGCCACCGCAGCGACAAGGGCCGCGAAGGCCAGCGCTGGGTGATGTTCAGCTTCTTCGGCGGCGGCCATGGCGGCCACTCGGGCGGCGACGGGCTCTCGCACGGCAATGCGCCGATCTCGACCGCGACGATTCCGCCGCTCGAAATTCTCGAAGCCGCCTACCCCGTGCGCTTCACCGAATGGTCGCTGCGCGCCGATTCGGGCGGCGACGGAAAACACCGCGGCGGCCTCGGCGCCGTCTACGAAATCGAGCTGCTGGAGAAAGACGCCGAAGTGTTCGTCTTCGGCGAGCGCGGCACCTCGCCGCCCAAGGGCATCGCGGGCGGCGGCGAAGGCGCGGTCAACAAGTTCAGCTACGAGAACGCGGGCGAGTGGCACACGCCGCCCATGGTGTCGAAGATGCGTGGCATCCAGCTCACGCGCGGCGAGCGCGTGCGGCTCGAAACGCCCGGCGGCGGCGGCTGGGGCCACGCGGCCGATCGGCCTGCGCAACAGCGCGAGGCCGACAGCGCGATGGGCTATGTGACAACCGGCACCCCCACCGGCGGCAGCAAGAAGAAGGCGTCCGAATGA
- a CDS encoding hydantoinase/oxoprolinase family protein has product MTSTDKSLVVGVDVGGTFTDLFVLDEAHGTARIVKVPSTRGEEARGFMNGVARVADSAAAIATIVHGTTVGTNALLERKVARTGIITTRGFRDVLEMRRRDRPETWGLRGSFTPVVPRDLRREVDERVLADGTLHTAVDLDQVRAEARSLLEAGCEAVCVFFINTYANPENERLAVAAVRALWPNPHVTSASEVLPEIREFERCSTATLNAALQPVVGGYLERLESDLRGQGFAGELLVVQSNGGVMSRQTASDLPVRTALSGPAAGVIACAAIARAAGFPNAITGDMGGTSFDVSLVANGEAALAAQTAIEFGMVIRSPMIQIETIGAGGGSIASVDASGMLQVGPESAGSVPGPACYGRGNMRPTVTDANVLLGRIAADRPLGGGLLAALDAQKSRQAIEEHVARPLGLDVHAAAEAILTVANARMAGAIRLVSIERGHDPRRFAYMPFGGGGALHVCAMMREVGVATGIVPRYPGVTSALGCVIADMRHDAVQTLNKPLTELDVGDLQRRIDELAASCQQRLDSSGVRFDQVREVIALDMLYAGQTHTLPVVLADAGKAPITAASIRAAFEASYTAAFGRVLEGIPVRVMNLRYARIGVRPKFDLKVLAPEGRGSIVPLGTQRVFHHGQWHEAVRYARLDLPVAARIEGPAILEQADTTVWLEPGFHAEVDAHGNLLVRLS; this is encoded by the coding sequence ATGACTTCCACTGATAAATCCCTTGTCGTCGGCGTCGATGTCGGCGGCACCTTCACCGACCTCTTCGTGCTCGACGAGGCCCACGGTACGGCGCGCATCGTCAAGGTGCCCTCCACGCGCGGCGAAGAAGCGCGCGGCTTCATGAACGGCGTGGCACGCGTGGCCGACTCGGCCGCGGCCATCGCCACCATCGTGCACGGCACCACGGTGGGCACCAACGCGCTGCTCGAACGCAAGGTGGCGCGCACCGGCATCATCACCACGCGCGGTTTCCGTGACGTGCTCGAGATGCGCCGCCGCGACCGGCCCGAGACCTGGGGCCTGCGTGGCAGCTTCACACCGGTGGTGCCGCGCGACCTGCGCCGCGAAGTCGACGAGCGCGTGCTCGCCGACGGCACGCTGCACACCGCAGTCGATCTGGACCAGGTGCGCGCCGAAGCCCGCTCGCTGCTCGAAGCCGGCTGCGAGGCCGTGTGCGTGTTCTTCATCAACACCTACGCGAACCCCGAGAACGAGCGCCTCGCCGTCGCGGCGGTGCGCGCGCTCTGGCCCAACCCGCACGTCACCTCGGCCAGCGAAGTGCTGCCCGAGATCCGCGAGTTCGAGCGCTGCTCGACCGCCACGCTCAACGCCGCACTGCAGCCCGTGGTGGGCGGCTACCTCGAGCGGCTCGAATCCGACCTGCGCGGCCAGGGCTTTGCCGGCGAGCTGCTGGTGGTGCAGAGCAACGGCGGCGTGATGTCGCGGCAGACCGCGAGCGACCTGCCGGTGCGCACGGCGCTGTCAGGCCCGGCGGCCGGCGTGATCGCCTGCGCGGCCATTGCGCGCGCGGCGGGCTTTCCGAACGCGATTACCGGCGACATGGGCGGCACCTCGTTCGACGTGTCGCTGGTGGCGAACGGCGAAGCCGCATTGGCCGCGCAGACCGCGATCGAGTTTGGCATGGTGATCCGCTCGCCGATGATCCAGATCGAAACCATCGGCGCCGGCGGCGGCTCCATCGCCTCGGTGGATGCGAGCGGCATGCTGCAGGTCGGCCCCGAGTCGGCCGGCAGCGTGCCGGGTCCGGCCTGCTACGGGCGCGGCAACATGCGCCCGACGGTGACCGATGCGAACGTGCTGCTGGGCCGCATCGCCGCCGATCGCCCACTGGGTGGAGGACTGCTCGCGGCACTGGATGCGCAGAAGTCGCGCCAGGCGATCGAGGAGCACGTCGCCCGGCCACTCGGCCTGGACGTGCACGCGGCCGCGGAAGCCATCCTCACCGTGGCCAATGCGCGCATGGCGGGCGCGATCCGCCTCGTGTCCATCGAACGCGGCCACGACCCGCGTCGCTTCGCCTACATGCCTTTCGGCGGCGGCGGTGCGCTGCATGTGTGCGCGATGATGCGCGAGGTGGGCGTCGCGACCGGCATCGTGCCGCGCTACCCCGGTGTGACCTCGGCCCTCGGCTGCGTGATCGCCGACATGCGCCACGACGCGGTGCAGACCCTCAACAAGCCTTTGACCGAGCTCGATGTGGGTGACCTGCAGCGCCGCATCGACGAACTGGCCGCGAGCTGCCAGCAGCGCCTGGATTCATCGGGCGTGCGCTTCGACCAGGTGCGCGAGGTCATCGCACTCGACATGCTCTACGCGGGCCAGACGCACACTCTGCCCGTGGTGCTCGCCGACGCGGGCAAGGCGCCAATCACGGCCGCATCGATCCGCGCCGCATTCGAGGCCAGCTACACCGCCGCATTCGGCCGGGTGCTCGAAGGCATTCCGGTCCGCGTGATGAACCTGCGTTATGCACGCATCGGCGTGCGACCGAAGTTCGACCTGAAGGTGCTGGCACCCGAAGGGCGGGGCAGCATCGTGCCGCTGGGCACGCAGCGCGTGTTCCACCACGGCCAGTGGCACGAGGCGGTGCGCTACGCTCGGCTCGACCTGCCAGTGGCTGCGCGCATCGAAGGCCCTGCAATCCTCGAACAGGCCGACACCACCGTGTGGCTCGAACCCGGATTCCATGCCGAGGTCGACGCGCACGGCAACCTTCTGGTGAGGCTGTCATGA
- a CDS encoding cysteine hydrolase family protein, translating into MSTGKKSVAAKTALVVIDLQNDFLDASGAYARGGDTNPPALLLPVRVAEVARALKAAGGLVAASQFTLWPNAAGEPMVSPHLKAMRPYLKKGDFAPGSWGQANVDALTGLVDVTVSKVAYSAFFNTQLDWVLRHAGIDTVAVCGIVTNGGVASTVRDAHMRDYRTLVLSDGCAAFGEERHQTSLADMRNVAEVTDCTTFIASLA; encoded by the coding sequence ATGAGCACAGGCAAGAAATCCGTTGCAGCGAAGACCGCGCTGGTCGTCATCGACCTGCAGAACGACTTTCTCGATGCCAGCGGTGCCTATGCGCGCGGTGGCGACACCAATCCGCCGGCGCTGCTGCTGCCGGTGCGCGTGGCCGAGGTGGCGCGTGCGCTCAAGGCGGCGGGTGGCCTCGTGGCCGCAAGCCAGTTCACGCTGTGGCCGAACGCGGCCGGCGAACCGATGGTGTCGCCGCACCTCAAGGCGATGCGCCCTTATCTGAAAAAAGGCGACTTCGCGCCCGGCAGCTGGGGCCAGGCGAACGTCGACGCGTTGACCGGGCTGGTCGACGTGACGGTGAGCAAGGTCGCGTACTCGGCCTTCTTCAACACACAGCTCGACTGGGTGCTGCGCCACGCCGGCATCGACACGGTGGCGGTCTGCGGCATCGTCACCAATGGCGGCGTCGCGAGCACCGTGCGCGATGCGCACATGCGCGACTACCGCACGCTGGTGCTGTCCGATGGCTGCGCGGCCTTCGGCGAAGAACGCCACCAGACCTCGCTGGCCGACATGCGCAACGTGGCCGAGGTGACGGACTGCACAACCTTCATCGCATCGCTCGCATGA
- a CDS encoding FAD-dependent oxidoreductase: MTTKPPRHIRRAAQVEAEVHVPVAIVGGGACGLTTALMLSDAGVASVVLERDALPSGSTALSSGFIPAPGTRAQRAHGVHDDSAGRFAADIQAKAHGHAAPALVEAYAASIGPALDALQERHGLLWMLLDGFLYPGHSVHRMHSLPQKTGASLMAALQAAVEAAGIPVLTQALVDTLVLDAEDRVIGVDYLRPDGSRETLACDALLLACNGFGGNAEMVRTLLPEMAEATFGGHVGNDGSAILWGQSLGARLRDLGGYQGHGSWVTPQGALMSWAVMMEGGVQLNCEGLRFHDETQGYSEAAVHVLAQPGGIAWNVFDTPLLALARGFPDFCEAEAAGALRRCESVASLADCIGCEPSVLQGTFDAMRASTPPPDGRVFARALEAPYFAVKVTGALFHTQGGLDTAPDMRVLRHDGTPFTNLFAAGGAAGGVSGDEVWGYLSGNGLLSAVAGGYIAAHTAAALSHSTKASP; the protein is encoded by the coding sequence ATGACGACAAAGCCTCCGCGCCACATCCGTCGCGCCGCGCAGGTCGAGGCCGAAGTGCACGTGCCGGTGGCCATCGTCGGCGGCGGCGCCTGCGGGCTCACGACCGCACTGATGCTGAGCGATGCGGGCGTGGCCTCTGTGGTGCTGGAGCGCGACGCGCTGCCGAGCGGATCGACCGCGCTGTCCTCCGGCTTCATCCCCGCGCCCGGCACTCGCGCGCAGCGAGCGCATGGCGTACATGACGACAGCGCCGGGCGCTTCGCCGCCGACATCCAGGCCAAGGCCCATGGCCACGCCGCACCTGCGCTGGTCGAGGCCTATGCGGCGTCCATCGGTCCGGCGCTCGATGCGCTGCAGGAACGGCACGGCCTGCTGTGGATGCTGCTCGACGGCTTTCTCTATCCGGGTCACAGCGTGCATCGCATGCATTCGCTGCCGCAGAAAACCGGTGCGTCGCTGATGGCGGCCTTGCAAGCGGCCGTCGAGGCGGCGGGCATTCCCGTGCTGACGCAAGCGCTGGTCGACACTCTGGTGCTCGATGCCGAAGACCGCGTGATCGGCGTCGACTACTTGCGCCCCGATGGCAGCCGCGAAACGCTGGCCTGCGATGCGCTGCTGCTCGCCTGCAATGGCTTCGGCGGCAACGCGGAAATGGTCCGCACGCTGCTGCCCGAGATGGCCGAAGCCACCTTCGGCGGTCACGTCGGCAACGACGGCAGCGCGATCCTGTGGGGCCAATCGCTGGGCGCACGTCTGCGCGACCTCGGTGGCTACCAGGGCCATGGCTCGTGGGTCACGCCGCAAGGGGCGCTGATGTCGTGGGCCGTGATGATGGAAGGCGGCGTACAGCTCAACTGCGAAGGCCTGCGCTTTCACGACGAGACGCAGGGCTACTCGGAAGCCGCGGTGCACGTGCTCGCGCAACCGGGCGGCATTGCCTGGAACGTGTTCGACACGCCGCTGCTCGCACTGGCGCGGGGCTTCCCCGACTTCTGCGAGGCCGAAGCGGCGGGCGCGTTGCGCCGCTGCGAATCGGTGGCTTCGCTGGCGGATTGCATCGGCTGCGAGCCTTCCGTGCTGCAAGGCACGTTCGACGCCATGCGCGCCAGCACGCCACCGCCCGATGGCCGCGTGTTCGCACGCGCGCTCGAAGCGCCGTACTTCGCAGTGAAGGTTACGGGCGCGCTGTTCCACACCCAAGGCGGCCTCGACACCGCGCCCGACATGCGCGTGCTGCGGCACGACGGCACGCCCTTCACCAACCTGTTCGCCGCCGGTGGCGCGGCGGGCGGTGTTTCTGGCGATGAGGTGTGGGGTTATCTCTCCGGCAACGGCCTGCTGAGTGCGGTGGCCGGAGGCTACATCGCGGCGCACACTGCCGCTGCATTGAGCCATTCGACGAAAGCGTCTCCATGA
- a CDS encoding isocitrate lyase/PEP mutase family protein, producing MTNPSFKARLARHDIVLAPGVYDALSALVAEQAGFEALYLSGASIAYTRLGRSDVGLTTYTEVADTLARITERVRLPVIVDADTGFGNALNTQRTVRGFERAGAAMVQIEDQTFPKRCGHLDGKAVVPEREMVGKLKAALDARASSDTLILARTDAVAVEGLAAALDRAEAYLECGVDALFIEALRSPEQMDAACRRFGDRVPLLANMVEGGKTPIQDADALQKHGFRIAIFPGGTARAVVHTLRGYYASLHQHRTTQPWRSQMLDFDELNEVVGTPDLIRNGQKYE from the coding sequence ATGACGAACCCTTCCTTCAAGGCCCGGCTCGCACGCCACGACATCGTGCTTGCGCCCGGCGTGTACGACGCGCTCAGCGCCCTCGTGGCCGAGCAGGCCGGCTTCGAGGCGCTCTACCTCTCGGGCGCCTCCATCGCCTACACGCGGCTCGGCCGTTCCGACGTCGGCCTCACCACCTACACCGAGGTGGCCGACACCCTGGCCCGCATCACCGAGCGCGTGAGGCTGCCTGTGATCGTCGATGCCGACACCGGTTTCGGCAACGCGCTCAACACCCAGCGCACAGTGCGCGGCTTCGAGCGCGCGGGCGCGGCGATGGTGCAGATCGAAGACCAGACCTTTCCCAAGCGCTGCGGCCACCTCGACGGCAAGGCCGTGGTGCCCGAGCGCGAGATGGTCGGCAAGCTCAAGGCCGCACTGGACGCGCGCGCCTCGAGCGACACGCTGATCCTCGCGCGCACCGATGCGGTGGCGGTCGAAGGGCTAGCCGCTGCTCTGGACCGCGCCGAGGCGTACCTCGAATGCGGCGTGGACGCGCTCTTCATCGAGGCGCTGCGCTCGCCCGAGCAAATGGACGCGGCCTGCCGGCGCTTCGGCGACCGCGTGCCGCTCCTGGCCAACATGGTCGAAGGCGGCAAGACACCGATCCAGGACGCGGACGCGCTGCAGAAGCACGGCTTTCGCATCGCGATCTTTCCAGGCGGCACGGCGCGCGCGGTGGTGCACACGCTGCGGGGCTACTACGCGAGCCTGCATCAGCACCGCACCACGCAGCCGTGGCGCTCGCAAATGCTGGACTTCGATGAGCTCAACGAAGTGGTCGG